CCCCACAGCCGAATGGGGACTGGGCACACTAAAGGCGGTTATAATCATGAACGGTCCAGGCATCAAAAAAGGCGCCATGCTGGAAAGAACCATCTGGATCACAGACCTAGTACCCACTATCTGCTACCTCATGGACCTGCCTGTGCCTGAGTATACTGAAGGGGCCGTGATTTATCAGGCCTTTACAGACCCAAACTTCAAGCTCAAAGCGTAAGGGGGGACGTTCTTTCCTTATTGAAGTTTATTAAAGACTGTACTGCTGCTTATTAGCCAGCATTTCACCAAGCCATACCGATTGACGGGTGGCCCCGATAACTTGTTGTCTGAGCCACCCGTGGTCAAAAGATATTTTGCCGTGCATTAACCGCTCAGATCGTATAATTGTTCGACAAGGCCAAGGTAAAAAAATGACGTATTTCATAGAACAAAAGTGGTTAATTGTTGTAACAGTTATATCTCTGATTCTAAACTTGATAGCGGCATTTCTTCTTTATCAAGATTCAAACACAACACTCTATGAACACGAAACGAACCTGACAAAGCAGCTCCCCCTGAATTATGAAACTTTCAAGGACGAGTGGGGTAAGGCATGGCTTGGCTTGGAGGTTAGTGATGTTACCCCGGATATGGCTGCAAGAGCGCAGCTTGACAGGGTTGAAGGGGCATACGTAAACAGTGTTGCTGCCGGTTCTCCTGCACAGAAGGCAGACATTGCGCCGGGAGATATAATAATTTCTTTTAACGGCAGAAAAATAAGGACTCCTAAGCAGTTCCAAAACGACCTGGCGGGAAGCAAAGTAGGGAGTGAAGTCTATATGTGTGTCGCAAAAGATGATTACAGGGTTACGGCTTACGCAGTGCCTGAAGAAAGACCGCCCTATCTTCCTGCTCTAACCAAAACATATCCTTTTCTCGGCGCAACCGTGAGTGATGCCGCCTTTGACAGTGAAAAGATCGAAAAGCTGGAAGAAGCAGGCAAGTCCGGCGGCGTTTTGGTGGAGAGGGTGATTCCCAACTCGCCGGCGGACAAAGCGGGGCTTCAGGAAGGCGACTTGATCATGTCCTTTAATTCCCGAAAAACAAGAACTCTAAGGGAGTTTTTG
This is a stretch of genomic DNA from Deltaproteobacteria bacterium. It encodes these proteins:
- a CDS encoding PDZ domain-containing protein: MTYFIEQKWLIVVTVISLILNLIAAFLLYQDSNTTLYEHETNLTKQLPLNYETFKDEWGKAWLGLEVSDVTPDMAARAQLDRVEGAYVNSVAAGSPAQKADIAPGDIIISFNGRKIRTPKQFQNDLAGSKVGSEVYMCVAKDDYRVTAYAVPEERPPYLPALTKTYPFLGATVSDAAFDSEKIEKLEEAGKSGGVLVERVIPNSPADKAGLQEGDLIMSFNSRKTRTLREFLTDLAGAQAGERVRMCIMRDDYRKTIYVTMGRNVMRDVIVLLQIRIDGRNKMELVM